The Acidimicrobiales bacterium genome contains the following window.
GAACGGTTCACAACTGATAGACGAGAGGATCAAGGAGCTCGGCGACTGGCGGGGAAAGGTCCTCAGCACGGTGCGAGGGATCATCAAGGAAGCGGACCCCCAAGTCGTCGAGGAGTGGAAGTGGGTGAAATCCACGAATCCCGGGACACCCGTCTGGTCGCACAACGGGGGCATATGCACTGGTGAGACCTACAAGAACGTGGTCAAGCTCACATTCTTCAAGGGCGCGGCTTTGGACGACCCTTCAG
Protein-coding sequences here:
- a CDS encoding DUF1801 domain-containing protein, producing the protein MDSDKPNGSQLIDERIKELGDWRGKVLSTVRGIIKEADPQVVEEWKWVKSTNPGTPVWSHNGGICTGETYKNVVKLTFFKGAALDDPSGLFNSSLEGNVRRAIDIREDEKIDEAALMDLIREAVAMNLKGQKRSG